One window from the genome of Mumia sp. ZJ1417 encodes:
- a CDS encoding ArsA-related P-loop ATPase — protein sequence MAGPAGAPAPVLDVDAVLDDPTTEIIVCCGSGGVGKTTTSAALALRAAARGRRVCVLTIDPARRLAQSLGLTELDNVPRPVKEAGADGGSLDAMMLDMKRTFDEVVEAHASPEKAAQILANPFYQALSSSFAGTQEYMAMEKLGQLHAEAVAGGEGEDRRWDLIVVDTPPSRSALDFLDAPERLSSLLDGRLIRLLLAPAKGPAKLFSAGFGIVTTALNKLLGAQVLTDVQTFVAAFDTLFGGFRQRAEATYALLQDSGTAFLVVASPEPAAMREASYFVERLGQEAMPLAGLVVNRMTTPELLLDGDEAHAAARRLRARPRATPDDEAVAALLDVHARGERVAERERRVVMGFAAAHPRVRRVEVPALATDVHDLDGLAAIGELLGAPATIA from the coding sequence CTGGCCGGTCCCGCCGGCGCGCCGGCGCCCGTCCTCGACGTCGACGCGGTCCTCGACGACCCGACCACCGAGATCATCGTGTGCTGCGGCTCGGGCGGGGTCGGCAAGACGACGACGTCCGCCGCGCTCGCGTTGCGTGCCGCAGCGCGGGGGCGGCGCGTGTGCGTGCTCACCATCGACCCGGCGCGGCGTCTCGCGCAGTCGCTGGGGTTGACCGAGCTCGACAACGTGCCGCGCCCGGTGAAGGAGGCCGGCGCCGACGGCGGCTCGCTCGACGCGATGATGCTCGACATGAAGCGGACCTTCGACGAGGTCGTGGAGGCCCACGCCTCGCCGGAGAAGGCCGCGCAGATCCTCGCGAACCCCTTCTACCAGGCGCTCTCGAGCTCGTTCGCGGGCACGCAGGAGTACATGGCGATGGAGAAGCTCGGGCAGCTCCACGCCGAGGCGGTCGCGGGCGGCGAGGGCGAGGACCGCCGGTGGGACCTCATCGTCGTCGACACCCCACCCTCGCGTTCGGCGCTCGACTTCCTGGATGCACCCGAGCGGTTGTCCTCGTTGCTCGACGGGCGGCTGATCCGCCTCCTGCTCGCGCCCGCGAAGGGCCCGGCCAAGCTGTTCTCCGCCGGGTTCGGCATCGTCACGACCGCGCTCAACAAGCTCCTCGGCGCCCAGGTGCTGACCGACGTGCAGACGTTCGTGGCCGCGTTCGACACGCTGTTCGGCGGATTCCGTCAGCGCGCCGAGGCCACGTACGCGCTGCTGCAGGACTCGGGCACGGCGTTCCTCGTCGTCGCGTCGCCGGAGCCGGCCGCCATGCGAGAGGCGTCGTACTTCGTGGAGCGGCTCGGCCAGGAGGCGATGCCGCTCGCCGGGCTGGTCGTCAACCGGATGACGACGCCCGAGCTGCTGCTCGACGGCGACGAGGCGCACGCCGCGGCACGGCGGCTCCGGGCGCGGCCTCGGGCGACGCCCGACGACGAGGCGGTCGCCGCCCTGCTGGACGTGCACGCCCGCGGCGAGCGTGTCGCCGAGCGCGAGCGCCGGGTGGTCATGGGATTCGCGGCCGCGCACCCGCGCGTACGAAGGGTCGAGGTGCCCGCCCTCGCGACAGACGTGCACGACCTCGACGGCCTGGCAGCGATCGGTGAGCTGCTGGGCGCGCCGGCGACGATCGCGTAG
- a CDS encoding ArsA-related P-loop ATPase, giving the protein MAGDKRLHVVTGKGGTGKSTVAAALALGLAREGRRVLLCEVEGRQGIAQLFDVPPLPYEERQVAASDDGAVYALAIDAEAALLEYLAMFYRLGRAGRALDRFGVIDFATTIAPGVRDVLLTGKVYEAVRRREDDGSYTYDAVVLDAPPTGRIARFLNVNSEVAGLAKVGPVKRQADSIMTMMRSRRTAVHLVTLLEEMPVQETMDAINELTDVELGIGHVIVNQVLPSPLTDEAAERVASGALSGAAVTRSLRRADLEVDAGASAALLDEGRQHVGRQRLQAHQRAVLTEAGAPVVELPHLEDGVDLAGLFALGALLVDGGAR; this is encoded by the coding sequence GTGGCTGGCGACAAGCGACTGCACGTCGTGACGGGCAAGGGCGGTACGGGCAAGAGCACCGTGGCCGCCGCGCTCGCGCTCGGCCTGGCCCGCGAGGGCAGGCGGGTGCTGCTGTGCGAGGTGGAGGGGCGCCAAGGGATCGCCCAGCTCTTCGACGTGCCCCCGCTCCCGTACGAGGAGCGCCAGGTCGCGGCCTCCGACGACGGGGCGGTGTACGCGCTGGCGATCGATGCCGAGGCGGCACTCCTGGAGTACCTCGCGATGTTCTACCGGCTCGGCCGTGCCGGGCGGGCGCTCGACCGCTTCGGGGTGATCGACTTCGCGACGACGATCGCGCCAGGCGTCCGCGACGTCCTGCTCACCGGCAAGGTGTACGAGGCGGTGCGGCGCCGCGAGGACGACGGCTCCTACACGTACGACGCCGTGGTGCTCGACGCTCCGCCGACCGGCCGGATCGCGCGGTTCCTCAACGTCAACAGCGAGGTCGCCGGTCTGGCGAAGGTGGGTCCGGTCAAGCGCCAGGCCGACTCGATCATGACGATGATGCGGTCACGGCGTACGGCCGTGCACCTCGTCACGCTCCTCGAGGAGATGCCGGTGCAGGAGACGATGGACGCGATCAACGAGCTGACCGACGTCGAGCTGGGGATCGGCCACGTGATCGTCAACCAGGTCCTCCCGTCCCCACTGACCGACGAGGCCGCGGAACGCGTCGCGAGCGGCGCCCTGAGCGGCGCCGCCGTCACCCGCAGCCTGCGACGGGCCGACCTCGAGGTCGACGCCGGCGCGAGTGCGGCGCTGCTCGACGAGGGACGCCAGCACGTGGGGCGCCAGCGCCTGCAGGCGCACCAGCGCGCGGTCCTCACCGAGGCGGGTGCCCCGGTCGTGGAGCTCCCGCACCTCGAGGACGGGGTCGATCTCGCCGGCCTCTTCGCGCTCGGCGCACTCCTCGTCGACGGAGGCGCCCGGTGA
- a CDS encoding DUF4177 domain-containing protein, protein MTQWEYLTAPVLVHSTKAILDNFGRDGWELVQIVPGMNPENLVAYFKRPVQGS, encoded by the coding sequence ATGACGCAGTGGGAGTACCTGACAGCGCCCGTCCTCGTGCACTCGACCAAGGCGATCCTCGACAACTTCGGTCGCGACGGCTGGGAGCTCGTCCAGATCGTGCCTGGGATGAACCCGGAGAACCTCGTGGCCTACTTCAAGCGCCCGGTCCAGGGGTCCTGA
- a CDS encoding RidA family protein — protein MPTPEENLAELGLTLPAVVPPVAAYVPAVRTGSYVYTSGQLPVRDGALVKVGKVGADVTAEEAYECARLCALNALAAVASQAGGDLSRVARVVKAVVFVASTPDFTGQPSVANGASELLGAVFGETGAHARSAVGVTVLPLDAPVEVELVVELTA, from the coding sequence ATGCCGACGCCCGAGGAGAACCTCGCCGAGCTCGGCCTGACGCTCCCCGCCGTCGTCCCGCCGGTGGCCGCGTACGTGCCCGCGGTGCGGACGGGGTCGTACGTCTACACCTCCGGCCAGCTCCCGGTGCGCGACGGGGCGTTGGTCAAGGTCGGCAAGGTCGGTGCGGACGTGACGGCGGAGGAGGCGTACGAGTGCGCGCGGCTGTGCGCCCTCAACGCCCTCGCAGCGGTCGCGTCGCAGGCCGGCGGCGACCTCTCGCGTGTCGCCCGGGTCGTGAAGGCCGTCGTGTTCGTCGCGAGCACCCCAGACTTCACCGGGCAGCCCTCGGTCGCCAACGGCGCCAGCGAGCTGTTGGGTGCCGTCTTCGGTGAGACCGGTGCCCACGCCCGTAGCGCGGTCGGAGTGACCGTCCTGCCGCTCGATGCGCCGGTGGAGGTCGAGCTCGTCGTCGAGCTGACCGCATGA
- a CDS encoding NUDIX domain-containing protein: MIRRVPVPPSLAEHAATARTDAVPPKDAATVVLLRDGVDSVEAYLMRRQRSMAFAPGMYVFPGGGVDPRDSDVDVTWAGPTPQQWADRFGCDTAVARALVCAAVRETFEEAGVLLAGPDSDTVVSDTSGADWEADRQALESHTLAFSDFLARRELVLRTDLLAAWTHWITPVFEPKRYDTRFFVAVMPHGQRVGTLTGEADHASWMPLRAALASVDSGEMAMLPPTAITCNEIAAMPSADAVLASAGARTIVPIEPRLVEIDGTLYLESEQP, from the coding sequence ATGATCCGGCGGGTCCCCGTCCCGCCCTCGCTGGCCGAGCACGCCGCCACCGCGCGCACCGACGCCGTGCCGCCGAAGGATGCGGCGACGGTCGTGCTGCTGCGTGACGGCGTGGACAGTGTCGAGGCATACCTGATGCGGCGGCAGCGCTCGATGGCCTTCGCGCCGGGCATGTACGTCTTCCCGGGTGGCGGCGTGGACCCGCGGGACTCCGACGTCGACGTCACGTGGGCCGGTCCGACTCCGCAGCAGTGGGCCGACCGCTTCGGGTGCGACACGGCCGTGGCCCGTGCGCTCGTGTGCGCCGCCGTACGCGAGACGTTCGAGGAGGCCGGGGTCCTGCTCGCAGGTCCGGACTCCGACACGGTCGTCTCCGACACCAGCGGTGCCGACTGGGAAGCCGACCGGCAGGCGCTGGAGTCGCACACGCTGGCGTTCTCCGACTTCCTTGCGCGCCGCGAGCTCGTGCTCCGTACGGACCTGCTGGCAGCGTGGACGCACTGGATCACGCCGGTGTTCGAGCCGAAGCGCTACGACACGCGCTTCTTCGTCGCCGTGATGCCGCACGGGCAGCGCGTCGGCACGCTGACCGGCGAGGCCGACCACGCCTCGTGGATGCCGCTGCGCGCGGCGCTCGCCTCGGTGGACTCCGGCGAGATGGCGATGCTCCCGCCGACGGCGATCACGTGCAACGAGATCGCGGCGATGCCGTCCGCGGACGCCGTGCTCGCGTCGGCGGGCGCTCGGACCATCGTGCCGATCGAGCCGCGGCTGGTCGAGATCGACGGAACCCTCTACCTGGAGTCGGAGCAGCCATGA
- a CDS encoding MBL fold metallo-hydrolase → MTERWDGGTVSAWATCLREDNPGHMTLDGTNTWVLRAPGAGPDAQSIVVDPGELDEPHLRRVLEAAAPVGVVLLTHRHHDHADGAARFAELAAAPVRAFDPALCVEADPLSDGEVIEIDGVRLEVFATPGHTTDSASFLLREDAALLSGDTVLGRGSTVVAYPDGALGPYLDSLGALRSAAASVGGPVRLYPGHGPALSDAVAVLDAYAAHRQERLAQVRAAVDAGAVTADDVVRMVYADVDQALWPAATLSVQAQLAYLRDA, encoded by the coding sequence ATGACCGAACGGTGGGACGGCGGGACCGTGAGCGCGTGGGCGACCTGCCTGCGCGAGGACAACCCCGGCCACATGACGCTGGACGGCACCAACACGTGGGTCCTGCGGGCGCCGGGCGCCGGCCCCGACGCGCAGTCGATCGTCGTCGATCCCGGCGAGCTCGACGAGCCGCACCTGCGCCGCGTCCTGGAGGCGGCGGCGCCGGTCGGGGTCGTGCTGCTGACCCACCGCCACCACGACCACGCGGACGGCGCGGCCCGCTTTGCCGAGCTGGCCGCGGCGCCCGTACGGGCCTTCGACCCGGCGCTGTGCGTGGAGGCCGACCCGCTGAGCGACGGCGAGGTCATCGAGATCGACGGCGTCCGTCTCGAGGTCTTCGCGACGCCAGGTCACACCACGGACTCGGCGTCGTTCCTGCTGCGCGAGGACGCCGCGCTGCTGTCGGGTGACACGGTGCTGGGGCGAGGGTCGACGGTCGTCGCCTACCCGGACGGCGCGCTCGGCCCGTACCTCGACTCGCTCGGCGCCCTGCGCTCTGCTGCGGCGTCCGTCGGGGGGCCGGTCCGGCTCTACCCGGGGCACGGGCCCGCGCTGTCCGACGCGGTCGCGGTTCTCGATGCGTACGCTGCGCACCGCCAGGAGCGGCTCGCGCAGGTCCGCGCTGCCGTCGACGCCGGCGCGGTCACCGCGGACGACGTCGTGCGGATGGTCTACGCCGATGTGGACCAGGCCCTGTGGCCCGCGGCGACGCTTTCTGTACAGGCACAGCTGGCCTACCTCCGCGACGCCTAG
- a CDS encoding Crp/Fnr family transcriptional regulator, with translation MDNDVLRQAPLFSGLDDEAAESLGSQMSATRLRRGEVLFHEGDEGDRLYIVTDGKIKLGRSSADGRENLLAILGPGQMFGELSLFDPGPRSATATAVTDSELNSLGHDELTKWLNDHPNVSRALLHQLASRLRRTNDVVADLVFSDVPGRVAKALIDLSQRFGRKADDGIHVHHDLTQEELAQLVGASRETVNKALADFAMRGWLRLEPRSVVIIEPDRLAKRAR, from the coding sequence GTGGACAACGACGTACTTCGACAGGCACCGCTCTTCTCCGGTCTGGACGATGAGGCCGCTGAGTCGCTCGGTTCGCAGATGTCGGCTACGCGTCTGCGCCGTGGAGAGGTGCTCTTTCACGAGGGCGACGAGGGCGACCGGCTGTACATCGTCACCGACGGCAAGATCAAGCTCGGACGCAGCTCGGCCGACGGCCGCGAGAACCTCCTCGCGATCCTGGGCCCGGGCCAGATGTTCGGTGAGCTGAGCCTGTTCGACCCGGGCCCGCGCTCGGCGACCGCGACGGCAGTGACCGACTCCGAGCTCAACAGCCTCGGGCACGACGAGCTCACGAAGTGGCTCAACGACCACCCCAACGTCTCCCGCGCGCTGCTTCACCAGCTGGCCTCGCGGCTGCGTCGTACGAACGACGTCGTGGCGGACCTCGTGTTCTCCGACGTCCCGGGCCGTGTCGCGAAGGCGCTCATCGACCTCTCGCAGCGCTTCGGGCGCAAGGCCGACGACGGCATCCACGTCCACCACGACCTCACGCAGGAGGAGCTGGCGCAGCTCGTCGGCGCCTCGCGCGAGACCGTCAACAAGGCGCTCGCCGACTTCGCGATGCGCGGCTGGCTCCGTCTGGAGCCGCGCTCGGTCGTCATCATCGAGCCCGACCGCCTGGCCAAGCGCGCCCGCTAA
- the nth gene encoding endonuclease III: protein MPKTTSARPAKSKLPEVPAPPTALVRRARKNDRVLAETYPDADIELDFDDPFQLLVVTVLSAQTTDRRVNAVRPLLFGRYPDARALAEADRAHVEEIIKPTGFFRAKSERIIALATALVDRYDGEVPPRMDDLTTLPGVGRKTANVVLGNGFGIPGFAVDTHVQRLSRRLGYVDAETVKDPVRTEMALDKLIPKRDWTMASQRLIWHGRRCCHATKPACGACAIARWCPSFGEGPTDPDVAAKLLRTEGRA, encoded by the coding sequence GTGCCCAAGACCACATCCGCTCGCCCCGCGAAGTCGAAGCTTCCCGAGGTGCCGGCGCCGCCGACGGCGCTGGTGCGGCGCGCCCGCAAGAACGACCGCGTCCTCGCCGAGACCTATCCCGACGCCGACATCGAGCTCGACTTCGACGACCCGTTCCAGCTGCTCGTCGTCACGGTCCTGTCGGCGCAGACGACCGACCGCCGGGTCAATGCGGTGCGGCCGCTGCTCTTCGGACGTTATCCCGACGCCCGCGCGCTCGCGGAGGCCGACCGGGCCCACGTCGAGGAGATCATCAAGCCGACGGGCTTCTTCCGCGCCAAGTCCGAGCGCATCATCGCGCTCGCGACCGCGCTCGTCGACCGGTACGACGGCGAGGTGCCGCCGCGCATGGACGACCTCACGACGCTCCCCGGGGTCGGCCGCAAGACGGCGAACGTCGTCCTCGGCAACGGCTTCGGCATCCCCGGCTTCGCCGTCGACACGCACGTGCAGCGCCTGAGCCGCAGGCTCGGATACGTCGACGCCGAGACGGTCAAAGACCCGGTCCGTACGGAGATGGCCCTCGACAAGCTCATCCCCAAGCGCGACTGGACCATGGCGAGCCAGCGGCTGATCTGGCACGGTCGCCGCTGCTGCCACGCGACCAAGCCCGCGTGCGGTGCCTGCGCGATCGCGCGCTGGTGCCCGTCCTTTGGCGAAGGCCCCACGGACCCCGACGTCGCCGCCAAGCTCCTCCGTACGGAGGGTCGCGCATGA
- a CDS encoding TlpA disulfide reductase family protein: MTSRLTRAVRGGAVALATVLLVAGCGGDELRPSDGAASEPASGSSAVDTAELRDLKAAAGIEDCPLTNRRGAVEGGLPGLYLDCLGGGAPVSLPGLPAKPTVVNLWASWCGPCRDELPHLAQLHDEAGGQVAVLGIDYKDPDPEAALRLAKDAGVTFPLLADPEQTVGKALGVVGLPQTVFVAADGTVTATHRAPITSYDQLRSLVDEHLGVAL, from the coding sequence ATGACCTCCCGGCTCACCCGCGCCGTACGCGGCGGTGCCGTCGCGCTCGCGACGGTGCTGCTGGTCGCCGGGTGCGGAGGCGACGAGCTGCGCCCCAGCGACGGTGCCGCGTCCGAGCCCGCCTCGGGCAGCTCCGCCGTCGACACCGCCGAGCTGCGTGACCTTAAGGCCGCGGCAGGCATCGAGGACTGCCCGCTCACCAACCGCCGCGGCGCCGTCGAGGGAGGCCTGCCCGGCCTCTACCTCGACTGCCTGGGCGGAGGTGCGCCGGTCAGTCTCCCGGGCCTCCCCGCGAAGCCGACCGTGGTCAACCTCTGGGCGAGCTGGTGCGGCCCTTGCCGTGACGAGCTCCCCCACCTCGCCCAGCTGCACGACGAGGCCGGCGGGCAGGTGGCTGTGCTCGGCATCGACTACAAGGACCCCGACCCTGAGGCAGCCCTGCGGCTCGCGAAGGACGCGGGTGTCACGTTCCCGCTCCTTGCCGACCCTGAGCAGACGGTTGGCAAGGCACTCGGTGTGGTCGGACTTCCCCAGACGGTCTTCGTCGCCGCCGACGGCACCGTGACGGCGACCCACCGCGCGCCCATCACCTCGTACGACCAGCTCCGCTCGCTGGTCGACGAGCACCTCGGGGTGGCGCTGTGA
- a CDS encoding CoA pyrophosphatase codes for MSARDAGLVDDEALPSWLRPLAEAGRRIDSPRFLSPSMADAPDDARPAAVLVLFGEGDAGPDVLLTERAHSMRSHAGQIAFPGGATDPEDDGPIGTALREAEEEVGLERDGVDVFATLPKLWLPPSNFAVTPVLGWWRRPSPVHAVDPVEVASVFRSPVSELTDPANRFMVSHPSGWLGPGFTVDRGLTLWGFTAGIVARLFSTVGWDRPWNRDRVVPYPQSARDPMVEEIETDVSRSVGRERRG; via the coding sequence GTGAGTGCGCGCGACGCCGGCCTGGTCGACGACGAGGCGCTGCCGTCGTGGCTGCGCCCGCTCGCAGAGGCAGGCCGCCGTATCGACAGCCCGCGGTTCCTCTCGCCGTCGATGGCAGACGCCCCCGACGATGCGCGCCCGGCCGCCGTGCTCGTCCTGTTCGGCGAAGGCGACGCCGGACCCGACGTGCTGCTGACCGAGCGTGCCCACTCGATGCGCTCGCACGCGGGGCAGATCGCGTTCCCCGGCGGCGCCACCGATCCGGAGGACGACGGGCCGATCGGCACGGCGCTGCGCGAGGCTGAGGAGGAGGTCGGGCTCGAGCGTGACGGCGTCGACGTCTTCGCGACTCTGCCGAAGCTGTGGTTGCCCCCCAGCAACTTCGCGGTGACCCCCGTGCTCGGCTGGTGGCGTCGGCCGAGCCCGGTGCACGCCGTCGACCCGGTCGAGGTCGCGAGCGTCTTCCGCAGCCCGGTGTCCGAGCTGACCGATCCCGCTAACCGGTTCATGGTGTCGCACCCCTCGGGGTGGCTGGGGCCGGGATTCACGGTCGATCGTGGGCTCACCCTGTGGGGATTCACCGCCGGCATCGTCGCCCGGCTGTTCAGCACGGTCGGCTGGGACCGCCCGTGGAACCGCGACCGGGTGGTGCCCTACCCGCAGTCGGCCCGCGACCCCATGGTCGAGGAGATCGAGACCGACGTGTCGCGGTCCGTCGGGCGCGAGCGCCGCGGATGA
- a CDS encoding MarP family serine protease, with translation MNLIDVVVVLVVVAYAVLGYLRGFVAGAFAMAGLLAGGVVGLVAAPLLLSNLDHGIQRSLLAVVIVLVLASAGQATGSHIGGRLRERVTHPPARSIDAVAGVVLSAVASLVVCWALGYAVSGSQIPGASTAVRGSKVLAAVDSVVPQGVRGALHSFDTVVDATLFPRYLEPFTPETIKPAAAPDPAVLQRPEVKSARRSVARITGQAKCDRGLEGSGFVYASERVMTNAHVVAGVAQPMVTIRGESYDATVVYYDPSLDVAVLRVPGLEARSLAFDPDAAQGQSAAVLGFPENGPFDARAARIRSEQRLRSPDIYGTTQVVREVYALRALVRSGNSGGPVISEQGRVIGVVFAASISDSSTGYALTAGQVGDAARAGARALRPVDTGECA, from the coding sequence ATGAACCTCATCGACGTCGTCGTCGTCCTCGTCGTCGTCGCGTACGCCGTCCTCGGATACCTGCGCGGCTTCGTCGCGGGTGCGTTCGCGATGGCGGGACTCCTCGCGGGCGGCGTGGTCGGGCTGGTCGCCGCTCCGCTGCTGCTCAGCAACCTCGATCACGGGATCCAACGGTCGCTCCTCGCAGTCGTCATCGTGCTCGTGCTCGCCTCAGCGGGCCAGGCGACCGGCTCTCACATCGGCGGTCGGCTGCGCGAGCGCGTGACGCACCCGCCGGCGCGCTCGATCGACGCCGTCGCCGGGGTCGTGCTGAGTGCCGTGGCCTCGTTGGTCGTGTGCTGGGCGCTGGGCTACGCCGTGTCGGGCTCGCAGATCCCCGGAGCCTCGACCGCCGTACGCGGCTCCAAGGTCCTCGCCGCGGTCGACTCCGTGGTGCCGCAGGGCGTGCGCGGTGCGCTGCACTCGTTCGACACGGTCGTCGACGCGACGCTGTTCCCGCGCTACCTCGAACCGTTCACTCCCGAGACGATCAAGCCCGCTGCGGCGCCCGATCCCGCTGTCCTCCAGCGGCCCGAGGTCAAGTCCGCGCGGCGCAGCGTCGCGCGCATCACCGGTCAGGCGAAATGCGACCGCGGTCTCGAAGGCTCCGGCTTCGTGTACGCGTCGGAGCGCGTCATGACCAACGCGCACGTGGTCGCAGGCGTCGCACAGCCGATGGTGACGATCCGTGGGGAGTCGTACGACGCGACCGTCGTCTACTACGACCCGTCGCTCGACGTCGCCGTGCTGCGGGTGCCGGGCCTCGAGGCGCGCTCGCTCGCGTTCGACCCCGATGCCGCTCAGGGCCAGTCGGCGGCTGTCCTGGGCTTCCCCGAGAACGGGCCGTTCGATGCGCGGGCGGCGCGCATCCGGTCCGAGCAGCGCCTGCGAAGCCCTGACATCTACGGGACGACCCAGGTCGTGCGCGAGGTGTACGCCCTGCGTGCGCTGGTGCGTTCGGGCAACTCCGGTGGCCCGGTGATCTCGGAGCAGGGACGCGTGATCGGCGTCGTGTTCGCCGCGTCGATCTCCGACTCGTCGACCGGATATGCGCTGACCGCAGGGCAGGTCGGAGACGCGGCTCGTGCCGGTGCACGTGCGCTCCGTCCGGTCGATACCGGCGAGTGCGCCTGA
- a CDS encoding phage holin family protein produces the protein MSHPAAPGPQGDGEPTIGRLVSDISRDLSTLVRGEIALAKSELRVSVKSGAVGSGLLVAVAVLLLFVVTMLSMAGGFFFAWLFNRDVPLAFTWGFLAMTGVWILIIVVFALVGIRFLKKVKAPEKTIATVQEIPNALKGKTDPRTTIDLPEAAVSPATADTDGKRLTS, from the coding sequence ATGTCCCACCCCGCAGCACCCGGACCTCAAGGAGACGGCGAGCCGACGATCGGGCGACTCGTCTCCGACATCAGTCGTGACCTCTCGACGCTCGTTCGCGGCGAGATCGCCCTGGCGAAGTCCGAGCTACGGGTCAGCGTCAAGTCTGGCGCGGTCGGGTCCGGCCTGCTCGTCGCGGTGGCGGTGCTGCTGCTCTTCGTGGTGACGATGCTGTCGATGGCCGGCGGCTTCTTCTTCGCGTGGCTCTTCAACCGCGACGTCCCCCTGGCCTTCACGTGGGGCTTCCTCGCGATGACGGGGGTCTGGATCCTGATCATCGTCGTCTTCGCGCTCGTCGGAATCCGCTTCCTCAAAAAGGTGAAGGCCCCGGAGAAGACGATCGCGACGGTCCAGGAGATCCCGAACGCGCTCAAGGGCAAGACCGACCCGCGGACGACGATCGATCTTCCCGAGGCTGCGGTGTCACCGGCAACCGCCGACACCGACGGCAAGCGCCTCACGTCCTGA